In Bradyrhizobium manausense, one DNA window encodes the following:
- a CDS encoding long-chain fatty acid--CoA ligase — MMDYAGRVAQADTYPKMLRLNAKEHGNEIALREKDLGLWRPFTWNDYQTRVRDFALGLIELGLGRGDVIGIIGDNRPDWVAAEVAAHAIGGMSLGLYRDVLDEEASYLLNYGEAQLVFAEDEEQVDKLLALAERVPDLRHIIYSDPRGMRKYDDPRLMSAEKFAELGRARAAREPELYDRLVDATKGEDVAILCTTSGTTSHPKLAMLAAGRVLGHCATYLAFDPKGPDDEYVSVLPLPWIMEQVYVLGKGLLCRMKINFVEEPDTMMNDLREIAPTFVLFAPRVWESIAADVRAKVMDATPFKQRLFDIGMKSGLAALAEGKRSGFADAVLFRALRDRLGFTRLRSAATGGAALGPETFKFFQAMGVPLRTLYGQTELLGAYTLHPEGKVDPDTTGVPMADSVEIRIDNADVHGVGEIVVRHPNMFLGYYKNPEASIADIRDGWMLSGDAGYFNDNKQLVVIDRIKDLAETSRGERFSPQFIENKLKFSPYIAEAVVLGAGRDALAAMICIRYSIISKWAEKNRLSFTTYSDLASRPEVYRLLQKEVETVNATLPPAQRISRFLLLYKELDADDGELTRTRKVRRGVINEKYAGIIDAIYRGDADIPVDTVIRFQDGTTQRVRTTLRVVDLGGQGPMAEAAE; from the coding sequence ATGATGGATTACGCAGGGCGCGTCGCCCAGGCCGACACCTATCCGAAGATGCTCCGGCTCAATGCGAAGGAGCATGGCAACGAGATCGCGCTGCGCGAAAAGGATCTCGGCCTCTGGCGTCCGTTCACCTGGAACGACTACCAGACCCGCGTGCGCGACTTCGCGCTCGGCCTGATCGAGCTCGGGCTCGGCCGCGGCGACGTCATCGGCATCATCGGCGATAACCGGCCGGATTGGGTTGCGGCGGAAGTGGCCGCCCACGCGATCGGCGGAATGAGCCTCGGGCTCTATCGCGACGTGCTGGATGAAGAGGCCTCCTATCTCCTCAATTACGGCGAAGCGCAGCTCGTGTTCGCCGAGGACGAGGAGCAGGTCGACAAGCTGCTGGCGCTGGCCGAGCGCGTGCCTGATCTCAGGCACATCATCTATTCCGATCCGCGCGGCATGCGGAAATATGACGATCCGCGCCTGATGTCGGCGGAAAAATTTGCCGAGCTCGGCCGTGCCCGGGCAGCGCGCGAGCCAGAGCTCTACGATCGGCTCGTCGATGCCACCAAGGGCGAGGACGTTGCTATCCTCTGCACGACGTCGGGCACCACCTCGCACCCGAAGCTCGCGATGCTCGCTGCCGGCCGCGTGCTCGGCCATTGCGCCACTTATCTCGCCTTCGATCCGAAAGGCCCGGACGACGAATACGTTTCAGTGCTGCCGCTGCCCTGGATCATGGAGCAGGTCTACGTGCTCGGCAAAGGCCTGCTGTGCCGGATGAAGATCAACTTCGTCGAAGAGCCCGATACGATGATGAACGATCTGCGCGAAATCGCGCCGACCTTCGTGCTCTTCGCCCCGCGCGTCTGGGAATCCATCGCCGCCGACGTCCGCGCCAAGGTGATGGATGCGACGCCCTTCAAGCAGCGCCTCTTCGACATCGGGATGAAGTCGGGCCTCGCCGCGCTCGCCGAAGGCAAGCGCTCCGGCTTTGCCGATGCGGTCCTGTTCCGCGCGCTGCGCGACCGCCTCGGCTTCACCCGCCTGCGCTCGGCCGCCACCGGTGGCGCGGCGTTGGGTCCCGAGACCTTCAAGTTCTTCCAGGCCATGGGCGTGCCGCTGCGCACGCTCTACGGCCAGACTGAACTGCTTGGCGCCTACACGCTGCATCCCGAGGGGAAGGTCGATCCTGACACGACAGGCGTGCCGATGGCCGACAGCGTCGAGATCCGCATCGACAATGCCGACGTCCACGGCGTCGGCGAGATCGTGGTGCGGCATCCCAACATGTTCCTCGGCTATTACAAGAACCCGGAAGCAAGCATCGCCGACATCAGGGACGGCTGGATGCTGTCGGGCGATGCCGGCTATTTCAACGACAACAAGCAACTCGTCGTCATCGACCGGATCAAGGATCTCGCCGAGACCTCGCGCGGCGAGCGCTTCTCGCCGCAATTCATCGAGAACAAGCTGAAATTCTCGCCCTATATCGCGGAGGCCGTGGTGCTCGGCGCCGGCCGCGATGCGCTCGCGGCGATGATCTGCATCCGCTATTCCATCATCTCGAAATGGGCGGAGAAGAACCGGCTCTCGTTCACGACCTACAGCGACCTTGCCTCCCGGCCCGAGGTCTACAGGCTGCTGCAGAAGGAGGTCGAGACCGTCAACGCCACGCTGCCGCCGGCACAGCGCATCTCGCGCTTCCTGCTGCTCTACAAGGAGCTCGACGCCGACGACGGCGAGCTCACCCGCACGAGAAAGGTGCGCCGCGGCGTCATCAACGAGAAATACGCCGGAATCATCGACGCCATCTACCGCGGCGATGCCGACATCCCCGTCGACACCGTGATCCGCTTCCAGGACGGCACCACACAGCGCGTGCGCACGACGCTGCGCGTGGTGGACCTCGGCGGACAAGGCCCCATGGCGGAGGCTGCGGAGTGA
- a CDS encoding AGE family epimerase/isomerase: MADENIIQADETTGVVARLKARMIEDAFPLWSSVGWDSASGGFIDRLHRDGTADTAAPRRVFVQARQIWCYAKAAQMGWYPQGRAIALKGLEHLLAKAKAPDGKPGYVHRLTPDGAALDSRRDAYDHAFILSALATVYALDQDAQIRGEIDALLAFLDGHLRSPHGGVHESLPVSLPRRQNPHMHLFEAMIACFDATHDLSFQNRAGEFFALFLANLYDKRKCALGEYFEEDWSKIEPVSVEAGHQAEWVWLLKGFERITGCPTGTRRAELLATALRHRDAATGCLVDEGDDAGNIRRATRRLWPQTEIAKAWIAQAESGEAGAAEEARAALVRLERHYLSHPVRGGWYDQFDSDGKSLIDTIPASSFYHVLCAVTEAEQVLEN; the protein is encoded by the coding sequence ATGGCGGACGAGAACATCATTCAGGCGGACGAGACGACTGGCGTCGTCGCGCGCCTGAAGGCCCGCATGATCGAGGATGCGTTCCCGCTGTGGTCCAGCGTCGGCTGGGACAGCGCCTCGGGCGGCTTCATCGACCGGCTGCATCGTGACGGCACCGCCGATACGGCCGCGCCGCGGCGCGTGTTCGTGCAGGCGCGCCAGATCTGGTGCTACGCCAAGGCGGCGCAGATGGGCTGGTATCCGCAAGGGCGTGCCATCGCGTTGAAGGGGCTCGAGCATCTGCTCGCCAAAGCGAAGGCGCCCGACGGCAAGCCCGGCTATGTGCACCGGCTGACGCCTGACGGCGCCGCGCTGGATTCGCGGCGCGACGCCTACGACCACGCCTTCATCCTGTCCGCACTGGCGACGGTCTACGCGCTCGACCAGGACGCGCAGATCCGCGGCGAGATCGATGCGCTGCTCGCCTTCCTCGACGGTCATCTGCGTTCGCCGCACGGCGGCGTGCATGAAAGCCTGCCGGTGTCGCTGCCGCGCCGGCAGAATCCGCACATGCATCTGTTCGAGGCGATGATCGCCTGTTTCGACGCGACCCACGATTTGTCGTTCCAGAACCGCGCCGGGGAATTCTTTGCGCTGTTCCTCGCCAATCTCTACGACAAGCGGAAATGTGCCCTCGGCGAATATTTCGAGGAGGACTGGTCGAAGATCGAGCCGGTCAGCGTCGAGGCCGGTCACCAGGCGGAATGGGTCTGGCTGCTGAAAGGGTTCGAACGCATCACGGGCTGCCCGACCGGGACTCGGCGTGCCGAGCTGCTTGCGACCGCGCTGCGCCATCGCGACGCGGCCACCGGCTGTCTCGTCGACGAGGGCGACGATGCCGGCAACATCCGCCGCGCGACGCGCCGGCTGTGGCCGCAGACCGAGATCGCAAAAGCGTGGATTGCGCAGGCCGAATCCGGTGAGGCGGGCGCGGCGGAGGAGGCGCGGGCGGCGCTGGTGCGGCTCGAACGGCATTACCTCAGCCATCCCGTGCGGGGCGGCTGGTACGACCAGTTCGACAGCGACGGCAAATCGCTGATCGACACCATTCCTGCGTCGTCGTTCTATCATGTTCTCTGTGCGGTCACGGAAGCGGAGCAGGTTCTTGAAAATTAA
- a CDS encoding phenylacetate--CoA ligase family protein has translation MTAHYDALETREQAAREADLFARLPDVLRCAMRAPAYAERLKGIDPASMTSRTALTGLPVLRKSELPALHKASAPFGGFVAAAPGSFARLFTSPGPIFEPEGRQADPWRGARALFAAGFRPDDIVLNTFSYHLTPGGFIFDASARALGCAVIPAGPGNTEQQFELIEAYRPVGYSGTPDFLKILLDAAATAGRDVSSIKRALVSGAAFPPSLQAEIKARGIDAYQAFGTADLGLIAFETEARDGMVVTEDLIMEIVKPGTGDPVVPGDVGEIVVTSLDPHHPWIRLALGDLTAALPGPSKCGRTNMRIKGWMGRADQTTKVKGMFVRPEQVAEIGKRHPALGRLRLVVTRQGEADAMTLKAEAAAASDALRDEIASTLRAVTKLGGAVELVSPGALPNDGKVIADER, from the coding sequence ATGACCGCCCATTACGACGCCCTCGAGACGCGCGAGCAAGCGGCGCGCGAGGCCGACCTGTTCGCCCGCCTGCCGGACGTGCTGCGCTGCGCGATGAGGGCGCCGGCCTATGCCGAGCGGCTGAAGGGGATCGATCCGGCCTCGATGACGTCCAGGACGGCGCTGACGGGCCTTCCGGTGCTACGCAAGTCGGAACTGCCGGCCCTGCACAAAGCCTCGGCGCCCTTCGGCGGCTTCGTGGCAGCTGCTCCCGGTTCGTTCGCTCGCCTCTTCACCTCGCCGGGCCCGATCTTCGAGCCGGAGGGACGCCAGGCCGATCCCTGGCGCGGCGCACGTGCCCTGTTCGCGGCCGGGTTCCGTCCCGACGACATCGTGCTCAATACCTTCAGCTACCACCTCACCCCCGGCGGCTTCATCTTCGATGCCTCGGCGCGCGCGCTGGGCTGCGCGGTGATCCCGGCAGGCCCCGGCAATACCGAACAGCAGTTCGAGCTGATCGAAGCCTACCGTCCGGTCGGCTATAGCGGCACACCGGATTTCCTGAAGATCCTGCTCGATGCCGCCGCGACAGCGGGCCGCGACGTCTCCTCGATCAAGCGCGCGCTGGTTTCGGGCGCGGCGTTCCCGCCCTCGCTCCAGGCCGAGATCAAGGCGCGCGGCATCGATGCCTACCAGGCGTTCGGCACCGCCGATCTCGGCCTCATCGCGTTCGAGACCGAGGCGCGCGATGGCATGGTCGTGACCGAGGATCTGATCATGGAGATCGTCAAGCCTGGCACCGGCGACCCGGTGGTGCCGGGCGACGTCGGCGAGATCGTGGTGACCTCGCTCGATCCGCACCATCCCTGGATCCGGCTCGCGCTCGGCGACCTCACGGCAGCGCTGCCCGGCCCCAGCAAATGCGGCCGCACCAACATGCGCATCAAGGGCTGGATGGGCCGTGCCGACCAGACCACCAAGGTCAAGGGCATGTTCGTCCGCCCCGAACAGGTCGCCGAGATCGGCAAGCGCCATCCCGCGCTCGGCCGACTGCGGCTCGTCGTCACCCGCCAGGGCGAGGCCGATGCGATGACGCTGAAGGCGGAAGCAGCAGCCGCCAGCGATGCGCTGCGTGACGAGATCGCGAGCACACTGCGCGCCGTGACGAAACTCGGCGGCGCGGTCGAGCTGGTCAGCCCGGGCGCGCTGCCGAACGACGGCAAGGTGATTGCGGACGAGCGATAA
- a CDS encoding ABC transporter substrate-binding protein produces the protein MKMKALLSTASLAIAIATFSASAQAQIAIGHLADYSGGTSDVGTPYGQAVADTFAWVNKNGGVGGKQLNVDTNDYGYQVPKAIALYKKWSAPDSKVAAIMGWGTADTEALTGFLAQDKIPDLSGSYAAALTDPEGVSGKAKPAPYNFFYGPSYSDSLRAMLIWAAEDWKAKGKPGKPKFVHMGANHPYPNAPKAAGEAMAQELGFEVLPPLVFALAPGDYSAQCLSLKSSGANYAYLGNTAASNISVMKACKTAGVEIQFMGNVWGMDENAAKTAGDAANGVIFPLRTAVSWGGDAPGMKTVMEISKMSDPTGKVYRPVHYIAAVCSALYMKEALDWAVKNGGATGDNVAKGFYQKKDWVPAGMEGVCNPSTWTDKDHRGTLKVDLYRTKITGATDGDLNDLMAKGTIKLEKVKTVELPRKPELLGW, from the coding sequence ATGAAGATGAAGGCCCTTTTGAGCACCGCATCGCTCGCGATTGCGATCGCCACATTCTCGGCCAGCGCGCAGGCGCAGATCGCGATCGGCCATCTCGCCGATTATTCCGGCGGCACCTCCGACGTCGGCACGCCCTACGGCCAGGCGGTCGCCGACACGTTTGCCTGGGTCAACAAGAACGGCGGCGTCGGCGGCAAGCAGCTCAACGTCGACACCAACGATTACGGCTATCAGGTGCCGAAGGCGATCGCGCTTTACAAGAAGTGGTCCGCTCCCGACAGCAAAGTCGCGGCCATCATGGGCTGGGGCACCGCGGATACCGAGGCGCTGACCGGCTTCCTCGCCCAGGACAAGATCCCTGATCTCTCCGGCTCCTACGCGGCCGCACTCACCGATCCCGAAGGCGTCAGCGGAAAGGCGAAGCCCGCTCCCTACAATTTCTTCTACGGTCCGAGCTATTCGGACTCGCTGCGCGCGATGCTGATCTGGGCGGCCGAGGACTGGAAGGCCAAGGGCAAGCCCGGCAAGCCGAAATTCGTGCACATGGGCGCCAACCATCCCTATCCGAACGCGCCGAAGGCCGCCGGCGAAGCCATGGCGCAGGAACTCGGCTTCGAGGTGCTGCCGCCGCTGGTGTTCGCGCTCGCACCGGGTGACTACAGCGCACAGTGCCTGAGCCTGAAATCGTCGGGCGCCAACTACGCCTATCTCGGCAACACCGCGGCTTCCAACATCTCGGTGATGAAGGCCTGCAAGACCGCAGGCGTCGAGATCCAGTTCATGGGCAACGTCTGGGGCATGGATGAGAACGCCGCCAAGACGGCCGGCGATGCCGCCAACGGCGTGATCTTCCCGCTGCGCACCGCAGTGAGCTGGGGCGGCGATGCACCCGGCATGAAGACGGTGATGGAGATATCCAAGATGTCCGACCCCACCGGCAAGGTCTATCGCCCCGTGCACTACATCGCCGCCGTTTGCTCGGCACTGTACATGAAGGAGGCGCTCGACTGGGCCGTCAAGAACGGCGGCGCCACCGGCGACAACGTCGCGAAGGGCTTCTACCAGAAGAAGGACTGGGTGCCGGCTGGCATGGAGGGCGTCTGCAATCCCTCGACCTGGACCGACAAGGACCATCGCGGCACGCTGAAGGTCGACCTCTATCGTACCAAGATCACAGGCGCGACCGACGGCGATCTCAACGATCTCATGGCCAAGGGCACGATCAAGCTCGAGAAGGTCAAGACCGTCGAGCTGCCGCGCAAGCCGGAACTGCTGGGCTGGTGA
- a CDS encoding ABC transporter ATP-binding protein → MATSLEVRGVSLRFGGVRALTDVSFAINEGELFSIIGPNGAGKTSIVNCISGRYKPTEGQLFYQGRDITGLTPNARPKLGIGRTFQNLALFHHMSVLDNIMVGRHHLLTNNFLTGSLYWLTGARKEELEHRRKVEEIIDFLDLQSVRKATAGTLPYGLRKRVELARAMALEPRLILLDEPMAGMNFEEKEDMARYIVDLNEEFGMTVVMIEHDMGVVMDISHRVMVLDFGRKIAEGDPAAVLADPHVRRAYLGEEDEALVDPDDAPPAQESAA, encoded by the coding sequence GTGGCTACCAGTCTCGAAGTGCGCGGCGTGTCCTTGCGATTCGGCGGCGTTCGCGCGCTGACGGACGTCAGCTTCGCCATCAACGAGGGCGAGCTGTTCTCGATCATCGGTCCCAACGGAGCCGGCAAGACCTCGATCGTGAACTGCATTTCCGGCCGCTATAAGCCGACCGAAGGCCAGCTGTTCTACCAGGGCCGCGACATCACCGGCCTGACGCCGAATGCGCGTCCCAAGCTCGGCATCGGCCGTACCTTCCAGAATCTCGCGCTGTTCCACCATATGAGCGTGCTCGACAACATCATGGTCGGGCGCCATCACCTGCTGACGAACAACTTCCTCACGGGATCGCTGTACTGGCTCACCGGCGCGCGCAAGGAAGAGCTCGAACACCGCCGCAAGGTCGAAGAGATCATCGACTTCCTCGATCTCCAATCGGTGCGCAAGGCGACCGCCGGCACCCTCCCCTATGGCCTGCGCAAGCGCGTCGAGCTCGCCCGCGCCATGGCGCTGGAGCCGCGCCTCATCCTCCTCGACGAGCCGATGGCCGGCATGAACTTCGAAGAGAAGGAAGACATGGCCCGCTACATCGTCGACCTCAACGAGGAGTTCGGCATGACGGTGGTCATGATCGAGCACGACATGGGCGTGGTGATGGACATTTCCCACCGCGTCATGGTGCTGGATTTCGGCCGCAAGATCGCCGAGGGCGACCCCGCCGCCGTGCTCGCGGATCCCCACGTCCGGCGCGCCTATCTCGGTGAAGAAGACGAAGCGCTGGTCGATCCTGACGATGCTCCGCCGGCGCAGGAGAGCGCGGCATGA
- a CDS encoding branched-chain amino acid ABC transporter permease, protein MAGPALIPAGDFRTSYAADTTIFPTTTSRNFAIAGVLLLCLVPQVLGGYWLSILIQIGIFSIAALGLNILVGFTGQISIGHAAFFLLGAFSSAYISNNAPIPVFFAIPLAGVVTALVGLIFGIPAARLKGLYLVIATLAAQYILLDFFSRAEWFSGGSVPASANPFSIFGYTLRGDRQYFYVVLAYVLASYILVTNLMRTRDGRALVAIRDHYLSAEIMGINLTKYRTLSFGLAAFFAGIAGALYAHYQLVVSQEGFGIERSILFLAMIIIGGTGSIMGTLMGTAFVVLLPESIELLSLYLKGGAIDKALALNNNITFLREITIGLIIIAFLMFEPDGLAHRWRQIKAYWKLYPFSH, encoded by the coding sequence ATGGCCGGCCCTGCCCTCATCCCTGCTGGTGATTTCCGCACCTCCTATGCGGCCGACACCACGATCTTCCCGACCACGACCAGCCGCAACTTCGCAATTGCCGGCGTGCTGCTGCTCTGCCTTGTGCCGCAAGTCCTCGGAGGATACTGGCTCAGCATTTTGATCCAGATCGGCATTTTCTCGATCGCGGCGCTGGGGCTGAACATCCTGGTCGGTTTCACCGGCCAGATCTCGATCGGCCACGCTGCCTTCTTCCTGCTCGGCGCCTTCTCCTCCGCCTACATCTCCAACAACGCACCGATCCCGGTGTTCTTCGCGATCCCGCTCGCGGGTGTCGTCACCGCGCTGGTCGGGTTGATCTTCGGCATCCCGGCGGCGCGGCTCAAGGGTCTCTACCTCGTCATCGCCACGCTCGCCGCGCAATATATCCTGCTCGACTTCTTCTCGCGCGCCGAATGGTTTTCCGGCGGATCGGTGCCCGCCAGCGCAAATCCGTTCTCGATCTTCGGCTACACGCTGCGCGGCGACCGGCAGTATTTCTATGTCGTGCTGGCCTATGTGCTGGCGAGCTACATCCTCGTCACCAATCTGATGCGCACGCGCGACGGTCGTGCGCTGGTGGCGATCCGCGACCATTATCTCTCCGCCGAGATCATGGGCATCAATCTGACCAAATACCGCACGCTGTCGTTCGGGCTCGCCGCCTTCTTCGCCGGCATCGCCGGCGCGCTTTATGCGCACTACCAGCTCGTGGTCTCGCAGGAGGGTTTCGGCATCGAGCGCTCGATCCTGTTCCTCGCCATGATCATCATCGGCGGCACCGGCTCGATCATGGGCACGCTGATGGGCACGGCCTTCGTGGTGTTGCTGCCGGAATCGATCGAATTGCTCAGCCTGTACCTGAAGGGCGGCGCGATCGACAAGGCGCTGGCACTCAACAACAACATCACCTTCCTGCGAGAGATCACCATCGGACTGATCATCATCGCATTCCTGATGTTCGAGCCTGATGGCCTTGCGCATCGCTGGCGACAGATCAAGGCATACTGGAAGCTCTACCCGTTCTCGCACTGA
- a CDS encoding endonuclease domain-containing protein, producing MRGADESKTERARHLRTALTDAEGKLWYRLRARRLGGYKFVRQEPIGPYTVDFICREARLIVEVDGGQHADSRRDAVRDKWLADRNYRILRFWNNDVLSNPVGVLEMIVTSLAEAPPHPDR from the coding sequence ATGCGAGGTGCTGATGAATCCAAGACCGAGCGCGCCAGACACTTGCGAACGGCGTTGACGGATGCGGAAGGAAAACTCTGGTATCGCTTGCGCGCCCGCAGGCTGGGCGGATACAAATTCGTTCGGCAGGAGCCGATCGGCCCATACACGGTCGACTTTATTTGCCGCGAGGCGCGGTTGATCGTCGAGGTCGATGGTGGCCAGCACGCCGACAGCCGGCGCGACGCCGTGCGCGACAAATGGCTGGCCGATCGAAACTATCGGATACTGCGGTTCTGGAACAACGATGTGTTGAGCAATCCGGTCGGCGTTCTCGAAATGATTGTCACCTCCCTTGCGGAGGCTCCCCCTCACCCGGATCGCTGA
- a CDS encoding branched-chain amino acid ABC transporter permease: protein MNTAFLIQLLVNGLVVGTLYGVVAMSFVLIYKATQVVNFAQGELLLVGAWVCWALLAKYQVPFWIGMPMTLVFMFVFGIAIQVLILRPMIGEPIISVIMVTIGLSTVLQATLKWMFGVNPQPFPRVFESQSVGLFGLQIQTVYVMSLVVSVAMMIGMAWFFRASKYGLAMRATAFNQQVAQSLGISVKSVFAMAWAISATVSAVAGVVVAVVNGVSSGLAAYGIKVFPAAILGGLDSVGGAVLGGIIIGLLENVAQYVDSEYLHWGNLYEIAPFYVLIIVLMIKPYGLFGTHDIERI, encoded by the coding sequence ATGAACACCGCTTTCCTCATCCAGCTTCTGGTCAACGGCCTCGTGGTCGGCACGCTCTACGGCGTGGTCGCGATGTCGTTTGTGCTGATCTACAAGGCGACGCAGGTCGTCAATTTCGCGCAAGGCGAGTTACTGCTGGTCGGCGCCTGGGTGTGCTGGGCGCTGCTCGCAAAGTACCAGGTGCCGTTCTGGATCGGCATGCCGATGACGCTGGTGTTCATGTTCGTGTTCGGCATCGCGATCCAGGTCCTGATCCTCAGGCCGATGATCGGTGAGCCCATCATTTCCGTGATCATGGTGACGATCGGCCTCTCCACCGTGCTCCAGGCGACGCTGAAATGGATGTTCGGCGTCAATCCGCAGCCGTTCCCGCGCGTGTTCGAGAGCCAGTCCGTCGGACTGTTCGGGCTCCAGATCCAGACCGTCTATGTCATGAGCCTCGTGGTTTCGGTCGCGATGATGATCGGCATGGCCTGGTTCTTTCGCGCCTCGAAATACGGCCTCGCGATGCGTGCCACCGCATTCAACCAGCAGGTGGCGCAGTCGCTCGGCATTTCCGTGAAGAGTGTTTTTGCGATGGCGTGGGCGATCTCGGCGACTGTCTCGGCAGTCGCGGGCGTGGTGGTCGCCGTGGTCAACGGCGTGTCCTCGGGCCTCGCCGCCTACGGCATCAAGGTGTTTCCGGCGGCGATCCTCGGCGGGCTCGATTCCGTCGGCGGCGCCGTGCTCGGCGGCATCATCATCGGCCTGCTCGAGAACGTCGCGCAATATGTCGACAGCGAGTATCTGCACTGGGGCAATCTCTACGAGATCGCGCCGTTCTACGTCCTCATCATCGTGCTGATGATCAAGCCCTACGGCCTGTTCGGCACCCACGACATCGAGCGGATCTGA
- a CDS encoding ABC transporter ATP-binding protein, with protein MTDTLEASRAKPTAVAPAPLLAVRNIEVVYDDVILVLRGLSLDVPKGAIVALLGANGAGKSTTLKAISGLLKTEDGEVTRGEILFEGEPIAGIDPDKIVRRGIFQVMEGRRIVADMTSLENLRLGAFTRKDREVDADLDMVFNYFPRLKERTGLAGYLSGGEQQMLAIGRALMARPKMILMDEPSMGLSPLLVKEVFSIIQKINRDLGVTILLVEQNARAALSVASHGYIMEQGKVVLDGTADELRDNEDVKEFYLGGAGDQRKSFKNLKSFKRRKRWL; from the coding sequence ATGACCGACACCCTCGAAGCATCCCGCGCCAAGCCCACTGCCGTGGCCCCCGCCCCCCTCCTCGCCGTGCGCAACATCGAGGTCGTCTATGACGACGTCATCCTGGTGCTGCGCGGCCTCAGCCTTGACGTGCCCAAGGGCGCGATCGTGGCGCTGCTCGGGGCCAACGGCGCCGGCAAGTCGACCACGCTGAAGGCGATCTCGGGGCTGCTCAAGACCGAGGACGGCGAGGTCACGCGTGGCGAGATCCTGTTCGAGGGCGAGCCGATCGCCGGTATCGATCCTGACAAGATCGTCCGCCGCGGCATCTTCCAGGTAATGGAGGGTCGCCGCATCGTCGCCGACATGACGTCGCTGGAAAACCTCAGGCTCGGTGCTTTCACCCGCAAAGACCGCGAGGTCGACGCCGATCTCGACATGGTCTTCAACTATTTCCCGCGCCTGAAGGAGCGCACGGGCCTCGCCGGCTATCTCTCCGGCGGCGAGCAGCAGATGCTCGCGATCGGCCGCGCGCTGATGGCGCGTCCGAAGATGATCTTGATGGACGAGCCGTCGATGGGCCTGTCGCCGCTGCTGGTGAAGGAGGTGTTCTCGATCATCCAGAAGATCAACCGAGACCTCGGCGTCACCATCCTGCTGGTCGAGCAGAACGCGCGCGCCGCACTGTCGGTGGCAAGCCACGGCTACATCATGGAGCAGGGCAAGGTCGTGCTCGACGGCACCGCGGACGAACTGCGCGACAACGAGGACGTCAAGGAATTCTACCTCGGCGGCGCCGGCGACCAGCGCAAGAGCTTCAAGAATCTCAAGAGCTTCAAGCGGCGCAAGCGGTGGCTTTAA